A genomic segment from Aegilops tauschii subsp. strangulata cultivar AL8/78 chromosome 1, Aet v6.0, whole genome shotgun sequence encodes:
- the LOC109760192 gene encoding uncharacterized protein isoform X1, with amino-acid sequence MRHHHLLLRCRAMPLLPLPPRTLRVSGGLVHHRLIRCHGMPIPRRTPGVSGGRLFASLPLPPPLQSPREVHVWYLCPDELNNQSQLNMYEELLSPSEREYADSMKATMLRKDVVLSRALLRTTLSRYTGCKIDPRSFEFKKNKFGKPEVLWPLDDSTAEQPLHFNISHTTSLIACGIAINAHIGIDVEEKKRNTTKNILSLARRYFTPSEVDSLAEISDSDAQRKEFLKLWTLKEAYVKALGMGFSGAPFSTFSIMLETSKGIRISKTSNASRPGYDHLSENWLFTLAELNSSHYMSVCIEDSSRSQAGPEDSPAPVGLKVWKTVPFVEDTLVSGTEAVKLIA; translated from the exons AtgcgccaccaccacctcctcctccgctgccGCGCGATGCCTCTCCTGCCGTTGCCGCCGAGGACGCTGCGGGTTTCGGGAGGCCTTGTGCACCACCGCCTCATCCGATGCCATGGCATGCCCATCCCGCGGAGGACGCCGGGGGTCTCGGGCGGGCGCCTGTTCGCCTCCCTCCCGCTCCCGCCGCCTCTCCAGTCCCCAAG AGAGGTGCATGTTTGGTATCTTTGCCCCGATGAGCTGAATAATCAGTCCCAGCTGAATATGTATGAAGAACTCCTGTCTCCTTCTGAAAGAGAGTATGCTGACTCTATGAAAGCAACAATGTTGCGGAAAGATGTTGTTTTGTCCCGTGCATTGTTGCGCACCACCCTCTCAAGAT ATACAGGTTGTAAAATTGATCCGAGGTCATTTGAGTTTAAGAAGAACAAGTTTGGCAAACCTGAG GTATTATGGCCATTGGATGATAGCACTGCGGAGCAACCTTTGCATTTCAATATTTCACACACAACTTCTTTGATTGCCTGTGGCATTGCCATTAATGCTCAT ATTGGCATTGATGTTGAAGAGAAGAAGCGGAATACAACCAAGAATATTTTATCTCTTGCTCGCCGTTACTTCACCCCTTCTGAAGTTGATAGTCTAGCTGAGATTTCTGATTCAGATGCTCAGCGGAAGGAATTCCTGAAACTATGGACTCTTAAA GAAGCATATGTAAAAGCTCTTGGAATGGGTTTCTCAGGTGCTCCATTCAGTACATTTTCGATAATGCTGGAAACAAGCAAGGGAATTAGGATTTCTAAG ACATCGAATGCTTCCAGGCCTGGTTATGACCATCTGTCTGAGAACTGGCTGTTTACACTCGCGGAGCTAAATAGTTCTCACTACATGTCAGTTTGTATAGAGGACAGCTCCAGAAGTCAAG CAGGTCCTGAAGACAGCCCAGCACCAGTAGGACTGAAAGTATGGAAGACTGTACCGTTTGTCGAAGATACACTCGTCTCTGGAACAGAAGCTGTAAAACTTATTGCCTGA
- the LOC109760192 gene encoding uncharacterized protein isoform X2, with protein sequence MRHHHLLLRCRAMPLLPLPPRTLRVSGGLVHHRLIRCHGMPIPRRTPGVSGGRLFASLPLPPPLQSPREVHVWYLCPDELNNQSQLNMYEELLSPSEREYADSMKATMLRKDVVLSRALLRTTLSRYTGCKIDPRSFEFKKNKFGKPEVLWPLDDSTAEQPLHFNISHTTSLIACGIAINAHIGIDVEEKKRNTTKNILSLARRYFTPSEVDSLAEISDSDAQRKEFLKLWTLKEAYVKALGMGFSGAPFSTFSIMLETSKGIRISKTSNASRPGYDHLSENWLFTLAELNSSHYMSVCIEDSSRSQGPEDSPAPVGLKVWKTVPFVEDTLVSGTEAVKLIA encoded by the exons AtgcgccaccaccacctcctcctccgctgccGCGCGATGCCTCTCCTGCCGTTGCCGCCGAGGACGCTGCGGGTTTCGGGAGGCCTTGTGCACCACCGCCTCATCCGATGCCATGGCATGCCCATCCCGCGGAGGACGCCGGGGGTCTCGGGCGGGCGCCTGTTCGCCTCCCTCCCGCTCCCGCCGCCTCTCCAGTCCCCAAG AGAGGTGCATGTTTGGTATCTTTGCCCCGATGAGCTGAATAATCAGTCCCAGCTGAATATGTATGAAGAACTCCTGTCTCCTTCTGAAAGAGAGTATGCTGACTCTATGAAAGCAACAATGTTGCGGAAAGATGTTGTTTTGTCCCGTGCATTGTTGCGCACCACCCTCTCAAGAT ATACAGGTTGTAAAATTGATCCGAGGTCATTTGAGTTTAAGAAGAACAAGTTTGGCAAACCTGAG GTATTATGGCCATTGGATGATAGCACTGCGGAGCAACCTTTGCATTTCAATATTTCACACACAACTTCTTTGATTGCCTGTGGCATTGCCATTAATGCTCAT ATTGGCATTGATGTTGAAGAGAAGAAGCGGAATACAACCAAGAATATTTTATCTCTTGCTCGCCGTTACTTCACCCCTTCTGAAGTTGATAGTCTAGCTGAGATTTCTGATTCAGATGCTCAGCGGAAGGAATTCCTGAAACTATGGACTCTTAAA GAAGCATATGTAAAAGCTCTTGGAATGGGTTTCTCAGGTGCTCCATTCAGTACATTTTCGATAATGCTGGAAACAAGCAAGGGAATTAGGATTTCTAAG ACATCGAATGCTTCCAGGCCTGGTTATGACCATCTGTCTGAGAACTGGCTGTTTACACTCGCGGAGCTAAATAGTTCTCACTACATGTCAGTTTGTATAGAGGACAGCTCCAGAAGTCAAG GTCCTGAAGACAGCCCAGCACCAGTAGGACTGAAAGTATGGAAGACTGTACCGTTTGTCGAAGATACACTCGTCTCTGGAACAGAAGCTGTAAAACTTATTGCCTGA